The following are from one region of the Strix uralensis isolate ZFMK-TIS-50842 chromosome 4, bStrUra1, whole genome shotgun sequence genome:
- the SLC10A4 gene encoding sodium/bile acid cotransporter 4, producing MAGSAQPPPAAGGGGPDGGSLAGGGQALGDRSLSQVLSVLVGLALCVTMLGLGCAVELGQLGQQLRRPVGLLLALLGQFVAMPLLAFLLALIFALDEVAAVAVLLCGCCPGGNLSNLMSVLVDGDMNLSIIMTASSTLLALFLMPLCLWVYSRHWINTALVQLLPLGAVSLTLGSTLLPIGLGVLIRYRHPRAADLLVKISLWSLLVTLVILFILTGTMLGPDLMAHIPASVYAIAVLMPLAGYALGYGLATVFKMPPHCRRTVSLETGCQNVQLCTAILKLTFPPELIGSMYMFPLLYALFQSAEAGLFVLVYKMYGRDSYKQDTLGEEEDTDISYRKLKEEEVADTSYGTVTTDEHNSVQVEVTQTAL from the exons ATGGCCGGctccgcgcagcccccgccggcggcggggggcggcggccccgACGGCGGGTCGCTGGCGGGGGGCGGCCAGGCTCTCGGGGACCGCTCCCTCAGCCAGGTCTTGAGCGTGCTGGTGGGGCTGGCACTCTGCGTGAccatgctggggctgggctgtgccgtggagctggggcagctggggcagcagctgcggCGGCccgtggggctgctgctggcgctgctgggACAGTTCGTGGCCATGCCGCTGCTGGCCTTCCTCCTCGCCCTCATCTTCGCCCTGGACGAGGTGGCGGCcgtggctgtgctgctgtgcgGCTGCTGCCCCGGGGGCAACCTCTCCAACCTCATGTCGGTGCTCGTCGACGGGGACATGAACCTCAG CATTATCATGACGGCCTCCTCCACGCTGCTGGCCCTCTTCCTCATGCCCCTCTGCCTCTGGGTCTACAGCCGCCACTGGATCAACACGGCCCTGgtgcagctgctgcccctggggGCGGTGAGCCTGACGCTGGGCAGTACCCTGCTGCCCATCGGCCTGGGGGTGCTCATCCGGTACCGGCACCCCCGCGCCGCCGACCTCCTCGTTAAG ATTTCCCTGTGGTCCCTCTTGGTGACTCTGGTGATCCTGTTCATCCTGACTGGGACCATGCTGGGCCCAGATCTGATGGCACACATTCCTGCGTCTGTCTACGCCATTGCGGTGCTGATGCCTCTAGCGGGGTACGCCTTGGGATACGGCTTAGCCACGGTCTTTAAAATGCCCCCACACTGCAGGAGAACAGTGTCTTTGGAAACAGGGTGCCAAAACGTCCAGCTCTGCACTGCCATCCTAAAACTCACTTTCCCCCCGGAGCTCATAGGGAGCATGTACATGTTTCCCTTGCTTTACGCGCTTTTTCAGTCAGCAGAAGCGGGACTCTTTGTGCTGGTATACAAGATGTATGGGAGAGACAGCTACAAACAAGATACACTCGGTGAAGAGGAAGACACAGATATTTCCTACAGGAAACtgaaggaagaggaggtggcTGATACTTCGTACGGCACAGTGACCACGGACGAGCACAACTCCGTTCAGGTGGAGGTGACGCAGACGGCGCTTTAG
- the ZAR1 gene encoding zygote arrest protein 1 — MAEEAMESYLYATYPPYPYSYRYPPPKGKGGAAGGWRPRGSGYFSGYGEAAAAAEYFDNYQRAQLKAILSQVNPNLTPRLRKANTKEVGVQVNPRQDASVQCSLGPRTLLRRRPGPPAGPRPREAEREREQEQGSPATTSTRAVRFPRTIAVYSPVASRRLTAFLEEPGPGPERRPQQEEPAAAVEEEPVAAAMAVEEEPAALREQREAEAAAVRASWEKPAEAEPLGQRPAATPEPPEESREEQAAAGAEPAAAPQKQEPAAGKTRLRFQFLEQKYGYYHCKDCNIRWESAYVWCVQGTNKVYFRQFCRTCQKSYNPYRVEDITCQSCRQTRCTCPVKMRHVDPKRPHRQDLCGRCKGKRLSCDSTFSFKYII; from the exons ATGGCGGAGGAGGCGATGGAGAGCTACCTGTACGCCACCTACCCCCCTTACCCTTACTCCTACCGCTACCCACCACCCAAGGGCaaggggggggcggcgggcggctggcggccgcggggcagcggcTACTTCTCGGGCTacggcgaggcggcggcggccgccgagTACTTCGACAACTACCAGCGGGCGCAGCTGAAGGCCATCCTCTCCCAGGTCAATCCCAACCTGACGCCGCGGCTCCGCAAGGCCAACACCAAGGAGGTGGGCGTCCAGGTGAACCCGCGGCAGGACGCCTCGGTGCAGTGCTCCCTCGGGCCCCGCACGCTGctgcgccgccgccccgggccccccgccgggccgcggccccgTGAggcggagcgggagcgggagcaggagcagggcagccccgcCACCACCAGCACCCGTGCCGTGCGCTTCCCCCGCACCATCGCCGTCTACTCGCCCGTGGCGTCCCGCAGACTCACCGCCTTCCTGGAGGAACCGGGCCCGGGGCCGGAGCGACGGCCGCAACAGGAGGAGCCGGCCGCGGCCGTCGAGGAGGAGCCGGTCGCGGCGGCGATGGCCGTCGAGGAGGAGCCGGCCGCGCTGCGGGAGCAGCGGGAGGCGGAGGCGGCCGCCGTGCGGGCGAGCTGGGAGAAGCCCGCCGAGGCCGAGCCGCTGGGGCAGCGCCCGGCCGCGACCCCGGAGCCGCCGGAGGAGAGCCGGGAGGAGCAGGCGGCAGCGGGGGCAgagccggcggccgccccccagAAGCAGGAGCCGGCGGCGGGCAAGACGCGCCTGCGCTTCCAG TTCCTGGAGCAGAAGTACGGCTACTACCACTGCAAGGACTGCAACATCCGCTGGGAGAGCGCCTACGTCTGGTGCGTCCAGGGCACCAACAAG gtcTATTTCCGACAGTTCTGCCGAACCTGCCAGAAGTCCTACAACCCGTACCGTGTGGAGGACATCACCTGCCAG AGCTGCAGGCAGACGCGGTGCACCTGCCCCGTGAAGATGCGCCACGTGGATCCCAAGAGGCCCCACCGCCAGGACCTCTGCGGGAGGTGCAAAGGGAAACGCCTCTCCTGCGACAGCACATTCAGTTTCAAATACATCATCTGA